The Amycolatopsis sp. 195334CR genome includes a window with the following:
- a CDS encoding ParB/RepB/Spo0J family partition protein has protein sequence MVQPGRPPGGGVRGESGACADWVRAELEGCPVELVEVAGLSASGWVRSGGEDGAHVGLLADAEAELPPIVVHGPSMRIIDGVHRVRAAVRRGCSRIAAVRYSGSAEDAFVLSVWLNRAHGLPLGRGDRRAAAERILASHGHWSDRRIAAAVGLAAGTVAGLRACSTGQNDQLDKRVGRDGRGRPVNAAVGRRLAGKLLVEEPGASLRSVARRAGVSPATVQDVRRRLRAGDDPVPAQRRGSRPAPARPGQSWVVSAAEMRRALEQMKRDPALRFSESGRMLLRWLDRHATGIAEWGQLVQAVPSHCRALVAEFARVYAAAWADLAGSLEDSGSAELEIAQG, from the coding sequence ATGGTGCAGCCGGGTCGCCCGCCGGGTGGCGGGGTTCGTGGTGAGTCCGGGGCGTGCGCGGACTGGGTGCGGGCTGAGCTGGAGGGTTGCCCGGTGGAACTGGTGGAGGTCGCGGGCTTGTCGGCGTCGGGATGGGTGCGCAGCGGGGGCGAGGACGGCGCCCACGTCGGCCTGCTCGCGGACGCGGAGGCGGAATTGCCGCCGATCGTCGTGCACGGTCCGTCGATGCGGATCATCGACGGGGTGCACCGGGTCCGCGCCGCCGTGCGCCGCGGGTGTTCCCGGATCGCCGCGGTGCGGTATTCGGGCAGCGCGGAGGACGCGTTCGTGCTGTCGGTGTGGTTGAACCGCGCGCACGGGCTGCCGCTGGGCCGCGGGGACCGGCGGGCGGCGGCCGAGCGGATCCTCGCCTCGCACGGGCACTGGTCGGACCGCCGGATCGCGGCGGCGGTCGGACTGGCCGCGGGCACCGTGGCCGGCTTGCGCGCGTGTTCGACTGGGCAGAATGATCAGTTGGACAAGCGGGTGGGCCGGGACGGCCGCGGCCGCCCGGTGAACGCGGCGGTCGGCCGCCGCCTGGCCGGGAAACTGCTGGTGGAGGAGCCGGGCGCGTCGCTGCGCTCGGTGGCCCGCCGGGCCGGGGTCTCGCCCGCGACGGTGCAGGACGTGCGGCGGCGGCTGCGGGCCGGGGACGACCCGGTGCCCGCGCAGCGGCGCGGTTCCCGGCCCGCACCGGCGAGGCCGGGGCAGTCCTGGGTGGTCTCGGCCGCGGAGATGCGCCGGGCGCTGGAGCAGATGAAGCGGGATCCGGCGCTGCGGTTCAGCGAATCCGGCCGGATGCTGCTGCGCTGGCTGGACCGGCACGCCACCGGTATCGCCGAATGGGGCCAGCTGGTGCAGGCGGTGCCCAGCCACTGCCGCGCGCTGGTGGCGGAGTTCGCCAGGGTCTACGCGGCGGCCTGGGCGGATCTGGCCGGTTCGCTGGAGGACAGCGGTTCGGCCGAGCTCGAGATCGCCCAGGGCTAG
- a CDS encoding helix-turn-helix domain-containing protein, translating to MSTERRPRADAERNRTRVLEAARELFADRGDEVQLPEIARAAGVGVGTVYRHFPDRRALVEAAAEARFAEIGQYARSRCLDGRSGLARYLRHVGKVLSEDRGLSAAIESARSAPGSEPRGDARSGLEAVVAQVIARDQEAGVLREDCTVADVYLLVGCLSAVIRTGSGDWRRFVDLALDGLRPRG from the coding sequence GTGTCAACGGAACGCAGGCCCCGCGCCGATGCCGAGCGCAACCGGACGCGGGTGCTCGAAGCGGCCCGCGAGCTGTTCGCCGACCGCGGGGACGAGGTGCAGCTGCCGGAGATCGCCCGCGCCGCCGGGGTCGGGGTGGGCACGGTCTACCGGCACTTCCCGGACCGGCGGGCCCTGGTCGAGGCCGCCGCCGAGGCGCGGTTCGCCGAGATCGGGCAGTACGCGCGGTCGCGGTGCCTCGACGGGCGGTCCGGCCTGGCGCGCTACCTCCGGCACGTCGGGAAGGTGCTGTCCGAGGACCGGGGCCTGTCCGCGGCGATCGAGTCGGCCCGGAGCGCGCCGGGCAGCGAGCCACGCGGGGACGCGCGGTCCGGGCTGGAAGCGGTGGTGGCGCAGGTGATCGCGCGGGACCAGGAGGCGGGCGTGCTCCGCGAGGACTGCACGGTCGCGGACGTGTACCTGCTCGTCGGGTGCCTCTCCGCGGTGATCCGCACCGGCAGCGGTGACTGGCGCCGCTTCGTCGACCTCGCCCTGGACGGCCTCCGCCCCCGGGGGTGA
- a CDS encoding non-ribosomal peptide synthetase, which produces MTSDTVPELVDRQAAVSPDAIALHHPGGTLSYAALKARSDELAGALAALGVRRETPVALQVPRGAEAVVLMLAVLKCGGFYVPLDPGHPPAHRDRVIADSGARLVLTGTAELDTVDGVVPEPPLPGNSAYLVYTSGSTGVPKGVVATHEAVVNLVSEPGLGIEPGDRVLQYAPLAFDASTFEIWGALTRGATLAIAPPGALGTGDLLEFLEWARVSVAWLTAGLFHELVTAEKRLPGGLRLLFAGGDTVRADVVRQAAALAPGTRLVNGYGPTECTTFTTLQPGLGELAADGRSTMPIGHPLAGVTAQVLDDKLVPVPDGEIGQLYVSGVNLARGYHDRPGATATRFVAGPGGTRRYRTGDLVRRLSDGTLEFLGRADRQVKIRGFRVEPGELEACLGEHPDVRAAAALGVPDQAGGARLLAYVVPETDGLDLTALRAWLAERVPAYLVPSSLLQLPALPLSPNGKVDTAALPVPGEPVTEAGPAPVTPAEKLVAETWQAVLGVDAVGMDDNFFELGGDSLRMNRVAAELRRATGLPIALADLLLAETAGELARSLDER; this is translated from the coding sequence ATGACCAGCGACACCGTGCCCGAACTCGTCGACCGCCAGGCGGCGGTCTCCCCCGACGCGATCGCCCTGCACCATCCCGGCGGCACGCTCAGCTACGCCGCGCTGAAGGCCCGCTCGGACGAGCTGGCCGGTGCGCTGGCCGCGCTGGGGGTGCGCCGCGAAACCCCGGTCGCGCTCCAGGTCCCGCGCGGCGCCGAGGCCGTGGTGCTGATGCTCGCCGTGCTGAAGTGCGGAGGTTTCTACGTCCCGCTGGATCCGGGACACCCGCCCGCGCACCGGGACCGGGTGATCGCCGACTCGGGTGCGCGGCTCGTGCTCACCGGCACCGCCGAACTGGACACTGTGGACGGTGTGGTTCCGGAGCCGCCGCTGCCGGGCAACTCCGCCTACCTCGTCTACACCTCCGGTTCCACCGGCGTGCCCAAGGGCGTGGTGGCCACCCACGAGGCCGTGGTGAACCTGGTGTCCGAGCCGGGGCTCGGCATCGAGCCGGGCGACCGTGTCCTGCAGTACGCGCCGCTGGCCTTCGACGCCTCCACCTTCGAGATCTGGGGCGCGCTCACCCGCGGCGCCACCCTCGCCATCGCACCGCCCGGTGCGCTGGGCACCGGTGACCTGCTCGAATTCCTGGAGTGGGCGCGGGTCAGCGTCGCGTGGCTCACCGCGGGACTGTTCCACGAACTCGTCACCGCGGAGAAACGGCTGCCGGGCGGGCTGCGCCTGCTGTTCGCCGGCGGCGACACCGTGCGTGCCGACGTCGTGCGCCAAGCCGCCGCCCTGGCACCGGGAACGCGGCTGGTGAACGGCTACGGCCCGACCGAGTGCACCACCTTCACCACCCTCCAGCCCGGCCTCGGCGAACTGGCCGCGGACGGCCGGAGCACGATGCCGATCGGGCACCCGCTGGCCGGGGTCACCGCGCAGGTGCTGGACGACAAGCTCGTGCCGGTGCCGGACGGGGAAATCGGGCAACTCTACGTGAGCGGGGTGAACCTGGCCCGGGGTTACCACGACCGGCCCGGCGCGACGGCCACCCGGTTCGTCGCCGGGCCGGGCGGCACGCGGCGCTACCGCACCGGCGACCTGGTGCGACGGCTCTCCGACGGCACGCTGGAGTTCCTCGGCCGGGCCGACCGGCAGGTGAAGATCCGCGGTTTCCGGGTCGAACCCGGTGAACTGGAAGCCTGCCTCGGCGAGCACCCCGACGTCCGTGCCGCCGCCGCGCTGGGGGTGCCGGACCAGGCGGGCGGTGCCCGGCTGCTCGCGTACGTGGTGCCCGAAACCGATGGGCTCGACCTGACCGCGCTCCGGGCGTGGCTGGCCGAGCGGGTGCCCGCCTACCTCGTGCCGTCGTCGCTGCTCCAGCTCCCGGCACTGCCGTTGTCCCCCAACGGGAAGGTGGACACCGCGGCGCTGCCGGTACCCGGCGAGCCGGTGACCGAGGCGGGTCCCGCCCCGGTCACCCCGGCCGAGAAGCTGGTCGCCGAGACCTGGCAGGCGGTGCTCGGCGTGGACGCGGTCGGCATGGACGACAACTTCTTCGAACTCGGCGGCGACTCGCTGCGGATGAACCGGGTCGCCGCGGAGTTGCGGCGGGCGACCGGGCTGCCGATCGCGCTCGCCGACCTCCTGCTCGCCGAAACCGCGGGCGAGCTGGCGCGTTCGCTGGACGAACGCTGA
- a CDS encoding aminotransferase class V-fold PLP-dependent enzyme, whose product MELADPELGGVPRFDIARARAETTGCAGVIHLNNAGSALMPAPVLDRVVGHLELEARIGGYEAAELAEAAVLGVYESAGALLGCLPSEIALTENASRAWQAAVRAVPLAAGDRIVVGAAEYVSNHLVLQAVRQATGARVTVVPDDEHGRFDLEFFREVLDERTKLVALTHVPVYGGPVNPVREVGRLLRDAPAFYLVDACQTAGQLRLDVADIGCDLLTTAGRKYLRGPRGTGLLYVNSARMSELRGTCLDTRGLRWSGNGEVSARQDARLFETWEASFAIRLGLGAAIDYALDWGIDAIWERILLLSARLTERLGYVPGVLLPDDALVAPSGLVRFRLPGADPHRIRGELHRGGVNVSVSERELAPLDPAQRHETAQLRASVHYYNTEDEIDRFGDALELLLKKDA is encoded by the coding sequence ATGGAGCTTGCCGATCCGGAACTGGGCGGCGTGCCGCGCTTCGACATCGCGCGGGCGCGGGCGGAGACCACCGGCTGTGCCGGGGTGATCCATCTGAACAACGCGGGTTCGGCGCTGATGCCGGCACCGGTGCTGGACCGGGTGGTCGGGCACCTCGAACTGGAGGCGCGGATCGGCGGGTACGAGGCCGCCGAACTGGCCGAGGCGGCGGTGCTCGGCGTCTACGAGTCGGCGGGTGCCCTGCTCGGCTGCCTGCCGTCGGAGATCGCGCTCACCGAGAACGCCTCGCGGGCCTGGCAGGCCGCGGTGCGGGCGGTGCCGCTGGCGGCGGGGGACCGGATCGTGGTCGGCGCGGCCGAGTACGTGAGCAACCACCTGGTGCTCCAGGCGGTCCGGCAGGCCACCGGGGCCAGGGTCACCGTGGTGCCGGACGACGAGCACGGCCGGTTCGACCTCGAGTTCTTCCGCGAAGTGCTCGACGAGCGCACGAAACTGGTGGCGCTGACCCACGTGCCGGTCTACGGCGGGCCGGTGAACCCGGTGCGCGAGGTCGGGCGGCTGCTCCGCGACGCACCGGCGTTCTACCTGGTCGACGCCTGCCAGACGGCCGGGCAGCTGCGGCTGGACGTGGCCGACATCGGCTGCGACCTGCTGACCACGGCCGGCCGCAAGTACCTGCGCGGCCCGCGCGGGACCGGGCTGCTCTACGTGAACTCGGCGCGGATGTCCGAGCTGCGGGGTACCTGCCTGGACACTCGCGGCCTGCGCTGGTCCGGCAACGGTGAGGTCAGCGCCCGCCAGGACGCGCGGTTGTTCGAGACCTGGGAAGCCAGTTTCGCCATCCGGCTGGGGCTCGGCGCCGCCATCGACTACGCGCTGGACTGGGGCATCGACGCGATCTGGGAACGGATCCTGCTGCTGTCGGCGCGGCTGACCGAACGGCTGGGGTACGTGCCGGGCGTGCTCCTGCCCGACGACGCGCTGGTGGCGCCGAGCGGGCTGGTCCGGTTCCGGCTGCCGGGCGCCGATCCGCACCGCATCCGCGGGGAACTCCACCGCGGCGGGGTGAACGTCTCGGTCTCCGAGCGCGAGCTGGCGCCGCTGGATCCCGCGCAGCGCCACGAAACCGCGCAGCTGCGTGCCTCGGTCCACTACTACAACACCGAAGACGAGATCGACCGCTTCGGTGACGCACTCGAACTGCTGCTCAAAAAGGACGCCTGA
- a CDS encoding acetyl-CoA carboxylase biotin carboxylase subunit family protein, translating to MSTSPEVAVVYDLGSAGPADVLRAARGLCTPLFVYDRADEHPAEVAGLLADLGETLDTTGWDTRRTAAALRRRGVAGIVTFAEYQLRRTAELAELLGLPYQDTETAERLTDKAAQRAAFAAAGVDTTRIARVDTPDEFEAALTAVGLPAVLKPAVGGSSRNTYLVRSAEEGRELADRLLAGPETRLVLEEYLVGEPLGAWGDYVSVESLTSGGTTVPLAVTGKFPLTTGFRETGMFVPADLPGELRAETEDLTRRALAALGLRHGLTHTELKLTAAGPRLIEVNGRLGGHVADLVRRAGGPDLIRLALLAALGTGAVPDRPRWDRVSFQYFVLPPDGARVVRQVSGAGAVRALPGVSKVDLADLPRVLPAVATGASSRIGTVYGAVADHTQLRFLSQLVGETLRAAAEPEVAR from the coding sequence ATGTCCACATCGCCGGAGGTCGCGGTCGTCTACGACCTCGGCTCGGCCGGGCCCGCCGACGTGCTGCGGGCCGCGCGGGGGCTGTGCACCCCGCTCTTCGTCTACGACCGGGCCGACGAGCACCCGGCCGAGGTGGCCGGCCTGCTCGCCGACCTCGGCGAAACCCTCGACACCACCGGCTGGGACACCCGGCGCACCGCCGCGGCACTGCGGCGGCGGGGCGTGGCCGGGATCGTCACCTTCGCCGAGTACCAGCTCCGGCGCACCGCCGAACTGGCCGAGCTGCTGGGACTTCCCTACCAGGACACGGAAACCGCGGAACGGCTGACCGACAAGGCCGCCCAGCGGGCCGCGTTCGCGGCGGCCGGGGTGGACACCACCCGCATCGCGCGTGTCGACACCCCGGACGAGTTCGAGGCCGCGCTGACCGCGGTCGGCCTGCCCGCGGTGCTCAAGCCCGCGGTCGGCGGCTCCAGCCGGAACACCTACCTGGTCCGCTCCGCCGAGGAAGGCAGGGAACTGGCCGACCGCCTGCTCGCCGGTCCGGAGACCCGGTTGGTGCTGGAGGAATACCTGGTCGGCGAGCCGCTCGGCGCGTGGGGCGACTACGTCAGCGTGGAGTCGCTGACCTCCGGCGGCACCACCGTGCCGCTCGCGGTCACCGGGAAGTTCCCGCTCACCACCGGGTTCCGGGAGACCGGCATGTTCGTCCCGGCCGACCTGCCCGGCGAGCTGCGGGCCGAGACCGAGGACCTGACCCGGCGCGCGCTCGCCGCCCTCGGGCTCCGGCACGGCCTCACCCACACCGAGCTCAAGCTCACCGCGGCCGGACCGCGGTTGATCGAGGTCAACGGGCGACTCGGCGGGCACGTGGCCGATCTGGTCCGCCGCGCCGGTGGCCCGGACCTGATCCGGCTCGCGCTGCTGGCCGCGCTCGGCACCGGCGCGGTCCCGGACCGCCCCCGCTGGGACCGGGTGTCCTTCCAGTACTTCGTGCTGCCGCCCGACGGCGCGCGGGTGGTGCGGCAGGTCAGCGGGGCGGGTGCCGTCCGCGCCCTGCCCGGGGTGAGCAAGGTCGACCTCGCCGACCTGCCCCGTGTGCTGCCCGCCGTCGCGACCGGCGCGAGCAGCCGGATCGGCACGGTGTACGGCGCCGTGGCCGACCACACCCAGTTGCGATTCCTCAGCCAGCTCGTCGGCGAAACCCTTCGCGCGGCGGCCGAACCGGAGGTGGCCCGATGA
- a CDS encoding acyltransferase domain-containing protein produces MLHPIPLTGATAAELEDRTAALATELETAAGGLAAVAKAVPVDPAHRHRRCVLAYDTAHALATVRDRDTRWLLTRSPADGEPATGTPSVAVLFAGFGKLSVVRGSDLYDRLGRFRAVADRLSDLLVAEFGVDPRRAMFAPADDPRSAEYEELLRRNTIGHPALFVLEYALLRVWQDWGVEPATMLSHSLGEYVAATAAGVLDAEDALRLIVRRALMVDELPQGRMLAVSLSREGLEPYLREGLWLAATNGPDVSIAAGGTADTEELRARLTADGIRCGLLDTTHAFHTPKLEPVRPRLVDLAASMTRKPPRLRYVSCLTGTRLNPRQATDPEHWGRHMCSPVLFNEGLRALWRRPPGVVLEIGPEQTALNMATRFLASSGAEPAPVVASLAPSPYWESDTDSLLAAAARLWLEGVPVNWDAIRSDRAAAEN; encoded by the coding sequence ATGCTGCACCCGATCCCGCTGACCGGTGCCACCGCCGCGGAACTCGAGGACCGCACCGCCGCGCTGGCCACCGAGCTGGAGACCGCCGCCGGCGGGCTGGCCGCGGTGGCCAAGGCGGTGCCGGTCGACCCCGCGCACCGCCACCGGCGCTGCGTGCTCGCCTACGACACCGCGCACGCGCTCGCCACCGTCCGCGACCGGGACACCCGGTGGCTGCTGACCCGGTCACCGGCCGACGGCGAACCGGCCACCGGCACGCCGTCGGTGGCGGTGCTGTTCGCCGGGTTCGGCAAGCTGTCGGTGGTGCGCGGGTCCGATCTGTACGACCGGCTCGGCCGGTTCCGCGCGGTGGCCGACCGGCTCAGCGACCTGCTCGTGGCCGAGTTCGGCGTGGACCCCCGGCGGGCCATGTTCGCTCCCGCCGACGACCCGCGGTCCGCGGAGTACGAGGAACTGCTGCGCCGCAACACGATCGGGCACCCGGCGCTGTTCGTGCTGGAGTACGCGCTGCTGCGGGTGTGGCAGGACTGGGGTGTCGAACCGGCGACGATGCTGTCCCACAGCCTCGGCGAGTACGTCGCCGCCACGGCCGCGGGCGTGCTCGACGCCGAGGACGCGCTGCGGCTGATCGTGCGCCGCGCGCTGATGGTCGACGAACTGCCGCAGGGCCGGATGCTCGCGGTGTCGTTGTCCAGGGAAGGGCTGGAACCCTATCTGCGCGAAGGGCTCTGGCTGGCCGCGACGAACGGGCCGGACGTGAGCATCGCGGCGGGCGGCACCGCCGACACCGAGGAACTGCGGGCCCGGCTGACCGCCGACGGCATCCGGTGCGGGCTGCTCGACACCACCCACGCCTTCCACACGCCGAAGCTGGAGCCGGTGCGCCCGCGCCTGGTCGACCTGGCCGCGTCGATGACCAGGAAGCCGCCACGCCTGCGGTACGTGTCGTGCCTGACCGGGACCCGGCTGAACCCGCGGCAGGCCACCGATCCCGAGCACTGGGGGCGGCACATGTGCTCACCGGTGCTGTTCAACGAGGGGCTGCGCGCGCTGTGGCGCCGCCCGCCGGGGGTGGTGCTGGAGATCGGGCCCGAGCAGACGGCGCTGAACATGGCCACCCGCTTCCTCGCCTCCAGCGGCGCCGAACCGGCGCCCGTGGTGGCTTCGCTGGCACCGTCCCCGTACTGGGAGTCCGACACCGACAGCCTGCTGGCGGCCGCCGCGCGCCTGTGGCTGGAGGGCGTGCCGGTGAACTGGGACGCGATCCGCTCCGACCGGGCCGCGGCGGAGAACTGA
- a CDS encoding thioesterase II family protein, translating to MAGTTRNPWVLTPQPRPGAALRLICLPHAGGGAAAYRDWPGCFSSDVEVNLVQLPGRENRMFDTPHSRMDTLVPALAEHLAPLTSGRYALFGHSMGALVAFELSRYLRAERRPEVLIVSGHHAPHLECTGPHRHALSEAELVEALHELGGLSAEVLGNPEYLKLVLPTVRADLAVVEEYTWPGGEPLTHDLVALGGAEDRMVPPADLRAWERHTTARFSHRIFPGGHFYLQDQLVDVLDEVRRALVPADQRAAR from the coding sequence ATGGCCGGAACGACCCGCAATCCCTGGGTGCTCACCCCGCAGCCCCGGCCCGGCGCGGCACTGCGGCTGATCTGCCTGCCGCACGCGGGCGGCGGCGCGGCGGCCTACCGGGACTGGCCGGGCTGCTTCAGCAGTGACGTCGAGGTCAACCTGGTGCAGCTGCCCGGCCGCGAGAACCGGATGTTCGACACCCCGCACTCGCGGATGGACACCCTGGTCCCGGCGCTGGCCGAGCACCTCGCCCCGCTCACCTCGGGCCGGTACGCCCTGTTCGGGCACAGCATGGGCGCGCTGGTGGCGTTCGAGCTGAGCCGGTACCTCCGCGCGGAGCGGCGGCCGGAGGTGCTGATCGTGTCCGGGCACCACGCCCCGCACCTGGAGTGCACCGGCCCGCACCGGCACGCGCTGTCGGAGGCCGAACTGGTCGAGGCGCTGCACGAGCTGGGCGGGCTGTCGGCCGAGGTGCTCGGCAACCCCGAGTACCTGAAGCTGGTGCTGCCCACCGTCCGCGCCGATCTGGCCGTGGTGGAGGAGTACACGTGGCCGGGCGGGGAACCGCTGACCCACGACCTGGTCGCGCTGGGCGGGGCCGAGGACCGGATGGTGCCGCCCGCCGACCTGCGCGCGTGGGAGCGCCACACCACCGCGCGGTTCAGCCACCGGATCTTCCCCGGCGGGCACTTCTACCTGCAGGACCAGCTCGTCGACGTGCTCGACGAGGTGCGCCGCGCGCTCGTCCCGGCGGACCAGCGCGCGGCGCGGTAG
- a CDS encoding transposase produces MADALIRRLVPDELWELVEPLLPKAPKRPQGGGRARAESRRVFAAVALVLSGQTSWRSVPPAFGVAVPTAHRWFARWTVAGVWDRLALAAESREIEPELAEWLHVLVESAVRRAGATDQRSLSAMAAGAPAEVPVRRQAAVSRGDVQMRRREPGPVRVAV; encoded by the coding sequence ATGGCCGATGCGTTGATCCGGAGATTGGTTCCCGACGAGTTGTGGGAATTGGTGGAACCGTTGTTGCCGAAAGCCCCGAAACGCCCGCAGGGCGGCGGCCGGGCCCGGGCCGAGTCGCGCCGGGTGTTCGCCGCGGTGGCGCTCGTGCTCAGCGGGCAGACCTCGTGGCGGTCGGTGCCGCCCGCGTTCGGGGTGGCCGTGCCGACCGCCCACCGCTGGTTCGCGCGGTGGACCGTGGCCGGGGTGTGGGACCGGCTCGCGCTCGCCGCCGAAAGCCGGGAAATCGAACCTGAACTGGCGGAATGGCTGCACGTGCTGGTCGAGTCCGCAGTGCGCAGGGCGGGTGCGACCGATCAGCGGAGCCTGTCCGCGATGGCCGCGGGCGCGCCGGCCGAGGTGCCGGTGCGGCGGCAGGCCGCGGTGTCCCGCGGCGATGTCCAAATGAGACGGCGCGAACCGGGGCCGGTCCGCGTCGCGGTCTGA